Part of the Triticum urartu cultivar G1812 chromosome 2, Tu2.1, whole genome shotgun sequence genome, TTACTTGAGACTTAATACATTTTGCTTCCTTCCCCATCATTCAGGTTACAATGCTAGATCATTACACAACACATTGTTTGTTTTCCCCGTAGTGATAGCTGCTTATGTCACGGTGTCTACTTAACATCAACCCTGTAGAAGTCTCTGTAATGCATTACTAGGAATTATGAATCTCTTAGGAAATAGTTAACCTGTTATTCTCAATCTAGGTTTGCAACCATTGATATCACTCATCTTTATTTGGTCCTGGTAATCTAAAAATGATCATATATACATGTACAGTCATAACATTTCAGTGGCTATTTTAGAAACCAGAATTGATGGCGAGAAACATCGACATTTTTCTCTTACAACTCAGATGTCCTGATTCTGAATGTGTAACACACTTTTTTGTTCTGTGGTTTGCTATGGATAAGACGCTGGCAGCTTTCAATTTCCATTTCATTATTGGTAGCCTGTCAAGTGGGGGCAAGTACAGTAGAAACAACCCTTTTGGTGACTGAATAGAAAAAATCAACCTGGATTGTCTGATTGGACCTAGATTGGTCATTAAGTTTTGGAACTTGTGGGTGTAAGTTTTAAAACTCGACGGTGCAAGTTTTGTAACTTGCATCTGTGCCATCCATCTCTGATCTGATGGCCCAAGTTGATCTTTTCTATTCTTGCACCATAAGGTCTGATTCTATTGTAGTCGTCCCCTTTAAGTTGCACTGACGAAAACTTGTTTCCAACAGCACCATGTATCTTTTAATGCTCAAAGAGGCCTAGTCATAAGAAGCAAGCTATACTTCTATTTTCTTTCAAGAAAACAATGAGATCATGTTATTTTGAAATTCAAGAATTTTATGATTTGTTGGGAGGCCATATGTTATTTATTTGTACTTCAAAAGTGTTTTTTCTGCAGCACGAGGCAGTCGTGTGTTGGGAGAACAGTAGTATGCATATTGCAGTCTCAAGCATCTGAACAAATACAAAGTTGAGCACTAGGGTAGCCAGTTATATTAAGAGAGCAGTGATTCGGTGCCCAGGCTCATCTGCACCCGCGTTTAAggaaaaaatcaaaaaaaaatactagaaaaattcaaaaaattccaaacAAATTTTGCATGGTAGATAATTTGGTGCGTGAGGTTCGCTCCAAATTTCAGATCATTTGGACATCTGAGTAGCTctcggcaaaaaagacaaatttcgtGTCTGTAAATTTTTTTACTGTCCATGTACTGTTCTGACccaatttgtcttttttgctgagagctaCTCATATCTCCAAATGATCTGAAATTTGGAGCGCAGctcacgcatcaaattatctACCATGCAAAAAAGAATTGGagtttttttgtatttttttcttGAATGGGTGCAGATGAGCCTGGGCTCAAAAATGGATACAATCTTATAATGTTGAAACAGTATCAGTACTTTTCTTGTTTGTGAAGACTATCACCAGAGCCCAGACATAACTCCCTCGTTTTGTGTTTCACCAGTCCCCGTGCTAGATGGCATCTTCTACTCTAAAACCAGGTGTGCCTATTACTTTGCAAGAGCTAGAGCCCTCCTCAGAGATGTTCAAGCAAGGGGCATCCCTTCGGGTAACAGGAATGTATGTGTGCAGTGCAGGTGCTTCCTTCTGAAAAGTGCAAACTTCTGTGCTAACCTTCTTGGCTTGTAATTCTTTTAGCCTTCAGTCATATGATGTGGACTCTGCAGTTGTTGTCATTCAAGATGGCAGTGCTAGACTGAAGATTGATACTCAAAACCTGAGAGACATTAGTTTCCGCAGCAATTCCACGTTCCAGTTCATCGGTGAACTCCTGATCCAGCCAAATAACGATGTAATTTTTTTCTCCTTCCAGATTTTGCCAGTCGGTTTGGTCTTAGTATCATTGGAACAATGCTACATCAAATTTGGTGCTTGCGTCCTGCAGGCGATTCTACAAGCACGTGTGGGCAGGAATGTTGATGGACTTGACCTGAACCTTTACCAGCAGTCTTTGATCATCCGACGGCAACATGAAGCCAAACTACTGAGCTCCAGGAGGCCATGATCCAAAGCTGTGAACCAGGCTCAAAGCCTCACTTCAGTTTTTCTGAAGTATGGAGCATGTGAGAAAAGAATCACCTAACTCATGATGACCATGTTCTCCAGTTTGTTATAGAACCTACAAAGTGGTACTAGTAGTTAACTGAGTTTCCTGAGCACAGATTATCCCTCGAGGGCCACCTCATTCTCAAGGATATTTAAGCTATCAGGTCCATGAGCTCATATTGGTTGAGGGTCCATATATCTGTTTTGTGGGCTGGCATTCCCTTTCAGCTCGACGGATGTGGCTGCAGAGTGATATCCTATTATTCTGAACAATTTGGAACCTGACAGGCTGTGTGGGGACAGATGGATGTGATGCCTACAAACCTTAATTTCTTTTAGTTAGTGATAGCGCTTCAGACTAATTACCGCTGGAGGCACATAAACCATGGGGAACTTACATGAGCAGCCGTATAATGGGAAGGTGTATATACACCTGATATGGGGGAGATTAATAATTAAAGAAGTCAATAAAGTTCGGAACTATATTTTTGAATAA contains:
- the LOC125536972 gene encoding CST complex subunit TEN1-like, whose protein sequence is MASSTLKPGVPITLQELEPSSEMFKQGASLRVTGILQSYDVDSAVVVIQDGSARLKIDTQNLRDISFRSNSTFQFIGELLIQPNNDAILQARVGRNVDGLDLNLYQQSLIIRRQHEAKLLSSRRP